The following coding sequences are from one Nicotiana tabacum cultivar K326 chromosome 1, ASM71507v2, whole genome shotgun sequence window:
- the LOC142163191 gene encoding uncharacterized protein LOC142163191, translated as MRTKHLHDVDAGGGDKPVEKQLKQKGKELCVDDDFVEHSPKIPSVKKPKNGHYFAPQNIDYGVLRFHSLCDPSIPSQIKSLLSPNALKLFQKTCFGYLFDLPTISMQNQAIDLLMKYELSKFTDSYFSVLLKGENLNFSLREFGLITGLNCVNKFSDYGYTSTYVSHLMTTYFSNKQRVEKWHLKNVVTNKAWANDEDVVRLCILYLLEFFVCPYDKDHVSFIDKFMFFMIESGNFESYSWGIKSFKQVIESVRHRLNPHVHSYLIRGCSLALQVWLYECCSSVSTELATRYFESIPRILRWSATKGQIWLTAIEEKMIKPEWLKFTSITESGEEIGVLNLPDKIQYEDAHGAQSSQVLIAASPTFEPKDTDCQEDTESVTSKLRKLEKGIEQVDGKLAEFRKAVFEELSSLREFIDVSVKSVMKVINRRYDVDESKFAGSSTKNNDQQQGENNQQFQFNIGDQVYASTSNTVAISPEYVQAHVDLYPDFQEAAGAYKAAEVSTEHLQAHVEEEPEFEGVAEAQQAEAEVSLGGVPAMVEEEPGFQEGAEVEKADNVPQSPIHGVTVNEVVPEGSGIDKKGPTLDDFELPDNLTQLVMYGETIPDETTHIHPGRTRQPGKHARSPFTPLYSSGGSTSVRPKFFYLKHPFTTVIGENVDADLIERFTNWLYLRSDKISKRRKEYFSKKDNQIKPWLDFGCEKVDKKDWFYALAHPGQVINNTHIDVIMYYLRKRGKYGPNNDTRFTTTDCLFRTKIERIYDKFKSSPPGLKYSVVKSDDDVAEYILGYRLLANVAWDVVDYVIMPVNIVENFHWLLLVFDIADRQLYVYDSMVSSNRHNIVESLVDKFSIIIPLYLSCTSFYGKRNDIYFKTTKAYIEKPVTDPLNIQWMVAEIPQQKEGSLDCGVFVAAFAEYVSLGDLAIPKEDLSDIDQHCRRYGALLWGYATKKQEDGSISESEVTGRLVRRKGDPAKNERTRVQRKKK; from the exons ATGAGAACCAAACATTTGCACGATGTTGATGCTGGTGGAGGTGATAAACCAGTCGAGAAACAACTCAAACAAAAGGGCAAAGAGTTGTGTGTAGATGATGATTTTGTTGAACATTCCCCTAAAATTCCATCTGTGAAAAAACCCAAG AATGGCCATTACTTTGCACCACAAAATATTGATTATGGTGTGCTTAGATTCCACAGTTTGTGTGATCCGAGCATACCTAGCCAGATAAAATCTTTACTCTCTCCAAATGCTTTAAAGCTTTTCCAAAAAActtgttttggttacttatttgaTCTCCCCACAATCAGTATGCAAAACCAAGCAATTGATCTTCTAATGAAGTATGAATTGTCAAAGTTTACTGACTCATATTTTTCAGTACTATTGAAGGGTGAAAACTTGAATTTTTCCTTGAGAGAATTTGGGTTGATTACTGGTCTAAATTGTGTGAATAAGTTTTCAGACTATGGTTACACTTCCACTTATGTTAGCCATTTAATGACTACCTATTTTTCGAACAAACAAAGGGTTGAAAAGtggcatttgaaaaatgtagTCACAAATAAAGCTTGGGCAAACGATGAGGATGTAGTGAGGTTGTGCATTCTTTATCTGTTGGAATTTTTTGTTTGTCCTTATGATAAAGACCATGTGTCTTTCATAGACAAGTTTATGTTCTTTATGATAGAGTCTGGTAATTTTGAGTCATACTCATGGGGTATCAAATCCTTTAAGCAAGTTATTGAATCTGTCCGACATCGTCTTAATCCCCATGTACATTCTTATCTGATACGGGGATGCTCATTAGCCTTGCAAGTGTGGCTTTATGAGTGTTGCTCGTCCGTCAGTACGGAGCTTGCTACGAGGTATTTTGAATCTATACCTCGCATTTTAAGATGGTCAGCTACAAAGGGCCAGATTTGGTTAACTGCAATTGAAGAGAAGATGATCAAGCCTGAGTGGCTCAAG TTCACAAGCATCACTGAATCTGGAGAAGAGATTGGAGTGCTTAATCTGCCAGACAAGATTCAGTATGAAGATGCACATGGTGCTCAATCATCACAGGTTCTAATTGCTGCTTCTCCAACATTTGAACCCAAAGATACGGATTGTCAAGAGGACACTGAATCTGTGACTAGCAAGCTCAGGAAGTTGGAAAAGGGGATTGAGCAG gTTGATGGAAAGTTAGCTGAATTTAGGAAGGCTGTTTTTGAGGAACTCTCAAGCCTTCGAGAGTTCATAGATGTTTCTGTGAAGAGTGTTATGAAGGTGATAAACAGGAGGTACGATGTGGACGAGTCAAAG TTTGCTGGTAGTTCAACCAAAAATAATGACCAACAACAAGGAGAGAACAACCAGCAATTTCAGTTCAATATTGGTGATCAAGTGTATGCAAGCACAAGCAATACAG TTGCTATTTCTCCGGAATATGTTCAAGCACATGTTGACTTATATCCTGATTTTCAAGAAGCAGCTGGGGCATATAAAGCAG CTGAAGTTTCAACAGAACATCTCCAAGCACATGTTGAGGAAGAACCAGAATTTGAAGGAGTAGCTGAGGCACAACAAGCAG AAGCTGAAGTTTCTCTTGGGGGTGTGCCAGCAATGGTTGAGGAAGAACCAGGATTTCAGGAAGGAGCTGAGGTAGAAAAAGCAG ATAACGTTCCACAGTCGCCAATTCACGGTGTGACTGTGAATGAAGTTGTTCCTGAAGGTTCAGGCATTGACAAGAAAGGTCCGACATTGGATGACTTTGAGTTGCCAGACAACTTAACACAATTGGTCATGTATGGCGAGACCATACCAGATGAAACAACCCATATTCATCCGGGTAGAACCAGGCAACCGGGGAAACATGCACGATCACCTTTCACACCTCTGTATAGTTCTGGAGGCAGTACCTCTGTCAGACCTAAATTTTTCTACCTCAAGCACCCCTTCACAACTGTTATAGGTGAAAATGTAGATGCTGATTTGATAGAAAGGTTCACCAACTGGTTATACCTTCGTAGTGACAAAATATCTAAGAG GAGGAAAGAATACTTTTCCAAAAAGGATAACCAAATCAAGCCTTGGTTAGACTTTGGTTGTGAAAAGGTGGATAAGAAGGACTGGTTTTATGCCCTTGCTCACCCAGGACAAGTCATCAATAACACG cacattgatgttattatgtattATTTGAGAAAAAGAGGCAAGTATGGCCCCAACAACGACACTAGGTTCACAACAACCGATTGCTTGTTTAGGACCAAGATTGAACGAATCTATGACAAGTTCAAAAGTTCTCCACCAGGACTTAAGTATTCGGTTGTTAAATCAGATGATGATGTTGCAGAATATATCCTTGGGTATAGACTTCTTGCTAATGTTGCCTGGGATGTAGTTGACTATGTCATCATGCCTGTGAACATTGTAGAGAATTTCCATTGGTTATTGCTCGTTTTCGACATAGCAGACAGGCAACTTTATGTTTATGATTCCATGGTGTCTTCAAACCGTCATAATATTGTTGAATCATTGGTTGATAAGTTTTCAATTATTATCCCTCTGTATTTGTCTTGCACTAGTTTCTACGGGAAACGTAATGACATTTACTTCAAGACCACAAAGGCATACATTGAGAAACCAGTTACAGACCCTCTCAACATACAGTGGATGGTTGCGGAGATTCCACAACAAAAGGAAGGGTCACT cgattgtggtgtatttgtGGCGGCTTTTGCGGAGTATGTTAGCCTTGGAGATTTAGCAATCCCAAAAGAAGATCTTTCTGATATCGACCAACACTGTAGACGCTACGGAGCTCTACTATGGGGCTATGCTACAAAGAAGCAAGAAGATGGGTCAATCAGTGAAAGTGAGGTTACAGGCAGGCTAGTAAGGAGGAAGGGTGATCCTGCTAAAAATGAGAGGACTAGAGTACAGAGAAAGAAGAAATAG
- the LOC107815803 gene encoding uncharacterized protein LOC107815803, with protein MLKLNGNWDHYGRFRDFEVDAIVVDENASYGILISTIAEQLSIDTSDKIVEIKYIVNDNCPPMEIRNDMGVRVYMETKKENKNLGSYPLCISVRDFNMELAITNDSTSAGSSGSLNLLEIPSSPAIEEYQSEIITESTQTYIEEGQVYQDKQTVVVAMKNFSVMHKFQFRVKRSSHRSYWLICVAENCKWHFKATSINDSAMFKIRSFSRQHTCSLLDETFIQRKRTAAVVGSMVVPKYCDPKTIYTPKDIQTDMLSEHGLNLSYMQAWRAKEKDLQFLRGNPSDSYSKLPKYFYILEETYPSSVVKLKKAADDCFLYVFVALCTSISGWQHCRPILVVDGTFLKSAYRGIMLTASTMDAAGTIFPLAYDVVDSENDASWKWFFEQFKEAYGEKPSMCVVSDRNESILKATSIVYPGMPHYSSRSYTLDEFNERMLKIEEVDPRVKSYLYDIGYHRWSRVHATVNRTFTMTSNIAEPLNAITKEARELPIFDLLEYMRTLLECWTKEKLLKAKGTFTYLGYKFNKELDDNNTLSQKLRVRASTDHIHTVLDGVKRYIVCLENKKCSCGQFQLDELPCAHALAALRHRKETYENYCSPYYTRKSLLLTYEMPVNPLPDESKWDVPQHILDEVVKPPAGDKRQPERPHKERYKTFDEIKSKKYKVSCGNCGGEGHNKRTCKNTPKKK; from the exons ATGCTAAAATTGAATGGAAATTGGGATCACTATGGCAGATTTAGAGATTTTGAAGTTGATGCCATTGTGGTAGATGAGAATGCAAGCTACGGAATTCTGATTTCTACAATTGCAGAACAACTATCGATTGATACATCGGATAAAATTgtagaaatcaaatacattgtgaACGACAATTGTCCTCCAATGGAGATTAGAAATGATATGGGGGTTCGTGTGTAtatggagaccaaaaaagagaataagaactTAGGTTCGTATCCTTTATGTATAAGCGTAAgagatttcaatatggaattggCAATCACCAACGATAGCACAAGTGCAG GTTCGTCTGGATCCCTAAACTTACTTGAAATTCCATCTTCACCAGCTATAGAGGAAtatcaaagtgaaataataactgaaTCTACGCAAACATATATTGAAGAAGGACAAGTTTATCAGGACAAGCAAACTGTAGTTGTTGCAATGAAGAATTTTTCTGTGATGCACAAGTTCCAGTTCAGAGTAAAAAGATCTAGTCATAGAAG CTACTGGCTTATATGCGTTGCTGAAAACTGTAAATGGCACTTCAAGGCAACGTCAATTAATGATTCGGCAATGTTCAAGATAAGGAGTTTCAGCCGACAACACACATGCTCCTTATTGGACGAAACATTCATACAGCGCAAACGTACTGCAGCTGTAGTTGGTAGCATGGTCGTTCCAAAGTATTGTGATCCTAAGACTATTTACACACCAAAGGACATACAAACTGACATGTTATCCGAACATGGACTGAACCTAAGTTACATGCAAGCATGGAGAGCCAAGGAAAAGGATTTACAGTTTTTGAGAGGGAATCCGTCTGACTCCTACAGCaaattacccaaatatttttatattcttgagGAGACTTATCCTAGTTCTGTTGTTAAATTGAAGAAGGCAGCAGATGATTGCTTCTTATACGTGTTTGTTGCCCTTTGTACATCAATAAGTGGTTGGCAACATTGTAGGCCAATATTAGTGGTTGATGGGACATTCTTAAAGTCAGCCTACAGGGGGATTATGCTTACAGCAAGCACCATGGATGCAGCAG GTACTATATTTCCCTTGGCATATGATGTGGTTGATTCTGAAAATGACGCGTCTTGGAAgtggttctttgagcaattcaaggaGGCATATGGTGAAAAACCTTCAATGTGTGTTGTTTCAGATAGGAATGAGAGTATACTGAAGGCAACATCAATTGTCTATCCGGGCATGCCACACTACTCTT CACGGTCATACACTctggatgaatttaatgaaaggatgTTGAAGATTGAAGAGGTAGACCCGCGTGTGAAATCTTACCTATATGATATTGGCTATCATAGATGGTCAAGAGTACATGCAACAGTGAATAGAACTTTTACTATGACATCAAACATTGCCGAGCCGTTGAATGCTATAACAAAAGAGGCAAGAGAGCTGCCAATATTTGATCTATTAGAGTATATGAGGACGCTTCTTGAATGTTGGACGAAAGAGAAGTTATTGAAGGCAAAGGGTACTTTCACATACCTTGGGTACAAATTCAACAAAGAATTGGATGACAACAATACATTATCTCAGAAACTAAGG gtgagggcttcaacaGATCATATACATACTGTGTTAGATGGTGTGAAGCGGTACATTGTGTGTCTAGAAAACAAGAAATGTAGCTGCGGACAATTCCAACTTGATGAACTTCCATGTGCGCATGCTTTGGCAGCATTAAGGCACAGGAAGGAAACATACGAAAACTATTGCTCTCCGTATTACACAAGGAAGAGCCTTCTGCTTACCTATGAAATGCCAGTAAATCCTCTTCCTGATGAAAGCAAATGGGATGTGCCACAACATATTTTGGATGAGGTAGTAAAGCCACCGGCGGGAGATAAAAGGCAGCCAGAGAGACCTCACAAGGAAAGATATAAAACATTTGATGAAATAAAGTCAAAGAAGTACAAGGTCTCATGTGGAAATTGTGGAGGcgaagggcataacaaaagaaCTTGCAAGAATACGCCCAAAAAGAAATGA